Genomic DNA from Nonomuraea rubra:
CTGTCGTGGCTCTACCACCGGCCGACCGAGCAGACGATCAGGTTCCTGGAGCAGAAGTTCGCCAAGAAGCCCGATGTCGCCAAGGCGAACATCGCGGCCTTCCAGGCCGGCTGGAACTACGGCGAGACGACCGAGTCGTTCTCGGTCTCGTACGAGGTCAAGCCGGCGCAGCTGGCACCGGGCGTCTACCGCAACATCTCCGGCAACCAGGCGCTGGCCTACGGTCTGATCGCCGCGAGCGTGCAGTCGAAGCTGCCGCTGTTCCTGGGGTCGTATCCGATCACCCCGGCCAGCGACATCCTGCACGAGTTGTCGAAGCACAAGCGGTTCGGGATTCGCACGTTCCAGGCGGAGGACGAGATCGCCGGCGTCGGGGCGGCGCTCGGGGCCGCGTTCGGCGGCGCGCTCGGCGTGACGACGACGAGCGGTCCGGGTGTGGTGCTGAAGGGTGAGACGGTCGGCCTGGCGGTCATGACCGAGCTGCCGTTGATCGTCGTGGACGTGCAGCGGGCCGGGCCGAGCACGGGCATGCCGACCAAGACCGAGCAGACGGACCTGCTGATGGCCATGTTCGGGCGCAACGGCGAGTCGCCGGTGCCGATCGTGGCGCCGATGTCGCCGAGCGACTGCTTCGACGCGGCGGTGGAGGCGGCCAGGATCGCGGTCAAGTACCGCACGCCGGTCATGCTGCTCTCGGACGGTTACCTGGCCAACGGCTCGGAGCCCTGGCGCCTGCCCGATGTTTCCGACTTGCCTGACATTTCGCAGGAGTTCACGGCCGAGCCGAACGGCGCCGACGGCGACTTCCTGCCCTACCAGCGTGACACCGAGACACTTGCCCGCCCGTGGGCCATCCCCGGCACGCCCGGGCTCGAGCACCGCATCGGCGGCATCGAGAAGGCCGACGGCACCGGCAACATCTCCTACGACCCGAACAACCACGACCTGATGGTCCGCACGCGGGCCGCCAAGATCGCCGGGATCGACGTCCCCGACCTCGTGGTGGACGACCCCGACGGTGACGCGAAGGTGCTCGTGCTCGGGTGGGGCTCGACGTACGGGCCGATCGCCGCCGCCGCGCGGCGCATCAGGCGCGCGGGCGGCAAGGTCGCCCAGGCCCACCTGCGCCACCTCAACCCGCTGCCCGCCAACACCGGCGAGGTGCTCAAGCGCTACGACAAGGTGCTGCTGCCCGAGATCAACCTCGGCCAGCTCGCCCTGCTGCTGCGGGCGAGGTACCTCGTGGACGTGATCAGCTACAACCGTGTGCGCGGGCTCCCGTTCAAGGCCGAGGAGCTGGCCGGAGTCATCCAGGACGTGATCGACAGTGACTGAGCTTGTCAACGGGAGGGGCCTGTCGCTCGTTCCCAAGACGGACGTCAAGCAGACCCTGAAGGACTTCAAGTCCGACCAGGAGGTGCGCTGGTGCCCGGGTTGCGGTGACTACGCCATCCTGGCCGCGGTGCAGAGCTTCCTGCCGGAGCTGGGGCTCAAGCGCGAGAACATCGTGTTCGTCTCCGGCATCGGGTGCTCCTCGCGGTTCCCGTACTACCTGAACACCTACGGCTTCCACTCCATCCACGGCCGGGCGCCGGCGATCGCGACCGGGCTGGCCGCGTCCCGCCCCGACCTGTCGGTGTGGGTGATCACCGGTGACGGTGACGCGCTGTCGATCGGCGGCAACCACCTTATCCACGCGCTGCGCCGCAACGTCAACCTGAACATCCTGCTGTTCAACAACCGGATCTACGGTCTGACGAAGGGCCAGTACTCGCCCACCTCCGAGGTCGGCAAGATCACCAAGTCGACGCCGATGGGCTCGCTGGACAAGCCGTTCAACCCGATCTCGCTGGCCATCGGCGCCGAGGCGTCGTTCGTGGCCCGCACCATCGACTCCGACCGCAAGCACCTGCAGTCGGTGCTGCGCGAGGCCACCGCGCACCGCGGCACGTCGCTGGTCGAGATCTACCAGAACTGCAACATCTTCAACGACAACGCCTTCGAGCAGCTCAAGGACCCCGAGGTCCGCGACGACATCACGCTGCGCCTGGAGCACGACCAGCCGATCGTGAGCGCCTCCAAGGCCGTCGTGCGCGGCGCGAACGGCGGCGTCGAGGTCTTGGCCCGCGACAGCGTGAGCGAGGACCAGATCCTCGTGCACGACGCGCACAACCCCGACCCGTCGGTGGCGTTCGCGCTCAGCAGGCTCGACGAGCCGGCCTTCGAGCACGTGCCGATCGGCATCTTCCGCAGCGTGGACCGGCCCTCGTACGAGTCGCTGATGTCCGAGCAGCTGGAGGAGGCCGTAGCGCAGAAGGGCCCCGGTGACCTGAGCGAGCTGCTGCTGGGTGGCGACACCTGGCGGATTGGCTGATTTTTCGCGACTATGCCGGGGTGGCGAAGACGTGGTGGTATGTCATAGCCGCGGTCGCCGCCCTGGCACTGGTCGTGGCCGCCGCGCAGCAACTGGGAACCCCGGACGGGCGTGCCTCCGAGACCGCCACCACGCCTTCCGCGCAGGCACAGGTCCCGGCGGGCTTTCCCAACGCTGACACGACCGGCGTGCCGCCCGGCACCCCGCTCACCGAGGTCACCGGCGACCAGACCTTCGCCACGGACGGCGAGGTCGTCGAGGGCAAGGTCTTCTACGGCTTCGTCGTGGTGACCGCCAGCGACGTGACGTTCAGGAAGTGCGTCTTCCGCGGCGGCCCCACCCAGGACGTGCGCCCGCTGCTCGACAGCGAGCACGCCCGCGGCACCGTGGTCGAGGACTCCGAGTTCTACCCGACCCACCCGTCCGCCTCGATCGACGGCATCTGGGCCGCGCACACCAAGATCTACCGCTCGGAGTTCCGCGGCACGGTGGACGGCGTCAAGGCCCACACCGGCACCCTCGTCCAGGACTCCTGGATCCACGACCTGAGCTGGTTCGCCAGCGACCCCGACCAGGGCGGGGAGGCCACGCACAACGACGGCGTGCAGGCCTTCGCCGACCAGACGGGCGTCACGCTGCGGCACAACACGATCGACCTGTCCACCACGACGGACCCGAACGCGGCCGTGCAGTCCTCGGCCGACGAGCTGCACGTGGAGGGCAACTATCTCGACGGCGGCGGCTGCGTCGTCAACATCGACCACACGCCGCTGGGCCGGCCGCTGACCGGCCAGCGCGTGACGGGCAACCGGTTCGGGCGCAACTCGGCGCACGACTGCCCGATCCTGCTGAGCACCCAGTCCGAGCTCCGGGGCGCGCAGGGAAACGTCTGGCACGACACGGGCGATCCCATACCGGCACCCGAACAACACGACTGAAGGCAGGCCGTATGTGGCAGGGGACGCGGGCCCTGGTGACGGGCGCGACCGGGTTCATCGGAGCCCATCTCGTGCGGCGGCTCGACGACTTGGGCGCGGAGGTGCACGCGGTCAGCCGCGCGAGCACGGCGCGGGAGCGGTGGCACCGCGTGGACCTGAGCGACGCCGCGGCCACGGCCGAGCTGGTCGGGCGGGTCCGCCCCGAGGTGGTCTTCCACCTGGCCAGCGAGGTCACCGGGGTCCGCGAGCCGGCGGTGGTGGCTCCGACCCTGGCCGCCAACCTGGGCGCCGCGGTGAACCTGCTGACGGCGGTGACCGGCACCGGGGTGCGCAGCGTGGTGCTGGCGGGCTCGGTGGAGGAGCCGCGCGACGGCGCGGTGCCCGGCTCGCCGTACGCGGCGGCCAAGGCGGCGGCGACCGGTTACGCCCGCATGTACCACGCGTTGTGGCAGGTCCCGGTGTCGGTGCTGCGGGTGGCCATGGTCTACGGGCCAGGGGAGCCGAACCTGCGCAGGCTGGTGCCGTACGTGACGACGTCGCTGCTGCGCGGCGAGTCGCCCGAGCTGACCTCCGGCACCAGGCTCGTCACCTGGGTGTACGTGGAGGACGTGGTGGACGCGTTCGTCAGGGCGGGGGCGAGCGGCGAGGCGGCCGGGCACGTGCTGGACATCGGCACCCCCGAGCCCGTCTCCATCCGCCACACCGCGGACCTGATCGCCGATCTCGTCGGCGGCCCGGCCCGTCCGGTGTACGGGGCCGTGGCGGCCAGGCCGCTGGACGGCACGCAGCGCTCGGACATCGAGCCGGCCGCGCGGGTCCTGGGCTGGCGGCCGGCCACGTCCCTGACGGAGGGGCTCACAAAGACCGTCGAATGGCATTCAAAGCGCGTGTAACGGTCCATCCCGGAAGGCGATAACACTCCTGGCGGCACTCTGATCAGGGGGCGGGATGCGTGCGGTGACGAATCTGACCGTGCACGGCATCGGAGAGACGGCCCGGGAGCTGGAGCGGGGCGAGGACACGACGTGGGTGTCGGTCGAGCAGTTCGAGCGGGTGGTGGACGCGGTGGCCGGCCGGCCGGACGTGCGCATCACGTTCGACGACGGCAACGCCTCCGACGTGGAGATCGCACTCCCCCGGCTGCTGGAGCGCGGGCTGAAGGCGGAGTTCTTCGTGCTGGCCGGGCTGCTCGGCGAGCCGGGCAGGCTGGACGCCGACGGCGTGCGCGAGCTGGCCGGCAAGGGCATGCGGATCGGCTCGCACGGCTGGGCGCACCGCGACTGGCGGACGATCACCGAGGGCCAGGCCACCGAGGAGCTGGAGCGGGCGCACGAGGTGCTCGGCGAGCTCACCGGCGAGCCGGTGTCGCGGGTGGCGATCCCGTTCGGCTCGTACGACAGGGGCGTGCTGCGCCGGTTACGCCATGCCGGCGTGACCAGGGCCTACACCAGTGACGGCGGCAGGGCCAGGCCCGGCTCCTGGCTGCAGGCGCGCAACAGCCTCAGGCACGACCTCGACGCGTCCTGGATCGGCCGGGTGCTGGACGGGCCCTCGCTCGGCCGCCGGGCGGGCAAGCTGGGCATGCGGCTGTACAAGCGGGTGCGTTGATGCGCAGGGCCGCGGTCGTCATCGTCACCTACAACAGCGCCGACGTGCTGCCCGGCTGCCTCGACTCGCTGCCCGAGGGGGCGCGGGGCGTGGAGCTGGCCGGGGTCGTGGTGGCGGACAACGCCTCCAAGGACGACTCCGCCGCCATCGCGGAGAAGGCCGGAGCCACCGTGGTGCAGGTGGGCAGGAACGCCGGGTACGCGGCGGCGGTCAACGCCGGGATCGCCGCGCTCGACCTGGACCGGCTCGACGGCGTCTACGTGCTCAACCCGGACTGCCGCCTGCGCCCGGGGGCGATCGTGCCGCTGCTGGACGCCTTGCGGGAGCCGGGCAGGGGCATCGCGGTGCCGTACATGGTCAATCCCGACGGCACGTTGCAGCCGTCGCTGCGCCGGATGCCGACTGTGGGGCGGGCGCTGGTCGAGGCCGTGGTGGGCGGCGGGCTGGCCGGGCGGATCGGCACGCTGGGCGAGCTGGTGACCGATCCGCGCGACTACGCGGAGCCGGGCGCGTACGCCTGGGCGACGGGGGCGGCCATGCTGCTCTCGCCCCTGGTCATCCGCGAGGTGGGGCCGTGGGACGAGTCGTTCCTGCTCTACAGCGAGGAGACGGACTTCTGCCTGCGGGCCGCCGATCTGGGCTACGCCACCTGGTACGAGCCCGCGTCGGTGATCGAGCACATCGGCGGCGACTCGGGGGTGAATCCGATGCTGGCGTCCATGCTCGTGGTGAACAAGGTCCGCCTGTACCGGCGGCGGCACGGGCCGGTGCGGGGGACGGCGTACTACCTGGCCGTGCTGGCCGGTGAGGCCGTGCGGGCGCTGGCCGGCCGGCGTACGTCCAGGGCCAGCGTGGCGGCGCTGGTGCGGCCCTCCCGGCGGGTCACGGTGCTGCCCCAATGAGGATCAGGAGCTTCGACGCGCTCACGGCGGGCGAGCTGGACTCCTGGGAGGAGGTGCGGGCCGGCAACCCGGCGCTGGACAGCCCGTACTTCCATCCGGGTTTCTCGGCGGCCGTGCACGCGAGCGGCCGGACGGTGCACGTGGCGGTGGGCGACGGCGTGTTCGTGCCGCACCACAGGGACGGGCGGCTGCTGCGGCCGGTCGGCTGGCCCGGCGCGGACTTCCAGGGGCCGATCCTGGCCGAAGGCACCCCGTTCCGGCCGCTGGAGCTGCTGGGGAACGGGGCCGGCGGCTACGCGTTCGACCATCTGGTGGAGCAGGCGCCCGGGTTCGAGCGGTGGGTGGTCTCGCGCAGGCCGTCGCCGTACCTGGACGTCACCGGCGGGCTGGAAGGCTATCTGGGCCGGGCCTCCAAGAGCGGCAGGGACAACATGGGGCAGGCCAGGCGGCGGGCCGCCAGGGCCGGGCGGGAGCTGGGCGGGCTGCGCTTCGAGGCCGACTCGACGGACGTGGGCGCGCTGGCGCGGGTGATCGAGCTCAAGCGTGCCCAGTACGCCGCGACCGGCGCGCAGGACTACTTCGCCGAGCCGGAGCGCGTCCGGCTGATGGAGAGCCTGCTGAAGACCCGCGACCCGGCCTTCGGCGGCGTGCTGTCCACGGTGCACGCGGGGCCGCACCTGCTGGCGGCGCACTTCGGGCTGCGGTCCGGCGGGGTGCTGCACTGGTGGTTCCCGGTCTACGACCCGGAGCTGGCGAAGCTGTCGCCCGGCTGGATCCTGCTGCGCGAGCTGGTCGCCGCGTCCCCGGCGCTCGGGGTCTCCCGGATCGATCTGGGCCGGGGCGAGGACGAGTACAAGCGGCGGGCCAAGACCGGCGAGAGCGTGGTGTGCCAGGGCATCGTGACCCGCAATCCGCTGCGCCGGGCCGCGGCGGCCGCCGTCGCCCGGGCCAGGGCGACGGCAAGGAAAGGACGTTTACCAAGAAGTCGGTAACGTTCCAATACGCATGCCCGACATATCCCTTGGAGGCGGGGGGAATCACGCGCTGCCCTCCAAAAGACGGTCCACGGTAGACGGTCCAACACGGAGGGCGGCTCATGCGGATCAGTGTCTTCGGGCTCGGTTACGTGGGGTGCGTCTCGGCGGCCTGCCTGGCCTCCATGGGGCATCAGGTGACCGGCGTGGACGTGAATCCGGACAAGGTCGATCTGATCAACAGCGGGCAGGCGACGATCGTCGAGGAGCGCATCGGCGAGCTGATCGCCAAGACGACGGCCGACGGCCTGTTACGGGCCACCACGGACGCGGCCGAGGCGGTCGCGGGCAGCGAGGTGTCGCTGGTCTGCGTGGGCACCCCGTCGGCGCCGAACGGCAGCCTGTCCACGACGTACCTGGAGCGGGTGGCCGAGCAGATCGGCCGGGCGCTGCGGCCGGGGCACGTGGTGGTCTTCCGCAGCACGATGTTGCCCGGCACCTGCGCCGAGCTGCTGGTGCCGATCCTGGAGCTGTCGTCGGGCATGCGGGCGGGGGTGGACTTCGGGGTGGCGGTCAACCCCGAGTTCCTGCGCGAGGGCACCAGCGTGCGCGACTTCTTCGCGCCGCCCAAGACGGTGATCGGCGAGTCGGACGAGACCTCGGGGAACGTGGTGGCCGCCCTGTACGAGGGCCTGCCCGGCGAGATCTTCCGGGTGCCGATCCCGGTAGCCGAGATGACGAAATATGCGGACAACGCGTTCCATGCGGTCAAGATCGGCTTCGCCAACGAGATCGGCGCCATCTGCCAGGCCATGGGGCTCGACTCCCACCGTGTCATGGACGTCTTCCTGGCCGACCGCAAGCTCAACGTCAGCCCCGCCTACCTGCGTCCCGGCTTCGCCTTCGGCGGCTCCTGCCTGCCCAAGGACCTGCGCGGCCTGGTCTACGCGGCCAGGAAGGCCGACGTGTCCGTCCCGCTGCTGTCGCACGTGCTGCCCGCCAACGACGCCCACCTGCAGCGCGCCTTCGAGCTGGTCACCGCGCCCGGCAGGCGCAGGATCGGCCTCTTCGGCCTGTCGTTCAAGCCCGGCACCGACGACCTGCGCGAGAGCCCCCTGGTCGAGCTGGCCGAACGGCTCCTCGGCAAGGGCTACGACCTGCGCATCCACGACGCGAACGTGTCCCTGTCGCGCCTCGTCGGCGCCAACAGGGCCTACATCGCCGAGCGCCTGCCCCACCTGGGCGACCTGCTCGCCGACTCGGTGGACGAGGTGCTGGAGCACGCCGAGGTGTGCGTGGTCGGGTGCAAGGACGCGCCGGTGCTGGAGGCGCTGGCCCGCGCGGGCGACCGCGTGATCGTCGACCTCGTACGCCTTCCCGGCGCGGAAACCCAACGGGGCAGAAGGGACTACACAGGCATTGGCTGGTAGAGCTCGCAGAGCGCTGATCCTCGTCGAGAACCTCTCCGTACCGCTCGACCGGCGGGTCTGGCAGGAGTGCACCGCCCTGCGCCAGGCCGGCTGGGAGGTGCACGTCATCTGCCCGAAGGGCGCCAAGCAGGACACCGAGGCGGAGGTCGTCCTCGACGGCGTGCACATCCACCGCTACCCGCTGCGTGCCGCGACCGGCGGCCCGATCGGGTTCGTCCAGGAGTACGGCTCGGCGCTGTGGCACACGTTCCGCCTCGCCAGGAGGCTGGGACGGTTCGACGTCGTGCACGGCTGCAACCCGCCCGACCTGTTCTTCCTGGTCGCGCTGGCCATGCGGCGGCGCGGCGCGCGGTTCGTCTTCGACCAGCACGACCTGGTGCCCGAGCTGTACCTGTCGCGGTTCGGGCGGGGCAGGGACCTGCTGTACCGGGCGGTGCTGCTGGCGGAGCGGCTGACGTACCGGTCGGCGCACGTGGTGATCGCGACCAACGAGAGCTATCGGCAGATCGCGCTGACCAGGGGCGGCAAGCGGCCGGACGACGTGTTCGTGGTGCGCAGCGCGCCCGTGGTGGAGCGCTTCCACCAGGTGCCGCCCGACGAGTCGGTCCGGCGCGGGAAGCCGTACCTGCTGTGCTACCTCGGCGTGATGGGGCCGCAGGACGGCGTGGACTACGCGCTGCGCAGCCTGGCCAGGCTGCGGGACGAGCACGGCAGGACGGACTGGCACGCGGTGTTCGTCGGCGGCGGTGACACGTTCGACGCGATGGTGGCGCTGTCGCGGGAGCTGGGCCTGGGCGACTACGTGGAGTTCACCGGCCGGATCCCGGACGAGGACCTGATGCGTTACCTCTCGACGGCCGACGTGTGCCTGTCGCCCGACCCGCTCAACCCGCTCAACGACGTCTCGACCATGAACAAGGTCATGGAGTACATGGCCATGTCCAGGCCCATCGTCTCCTTCGAGTTACGCGAGGCCCGCGTGTCGGCGGGCGAGGCCGCGCTGTACGCGCCCGCCAACGACGAGTCGGAGTTCGCCAAGCTGATCATCCGGCTGCTGGACGACCCGGACGAGCGGCGGCGGATGGGCGAGCTCGGCCGCGAGCGCGTGGCGGGGCCGCTGTCCTGGGAACACTCGAAAACAGCACTACTGGCGGCCTACGAAGCAGCGGTGAGGCCGCGATGAGCGCGGCCCACGAGGATGCCGCGGGGTTGCGGTGAGTGCGGTCTACGAGGCTGCCGTGGGGTCGCGGTGACGGCTGCCCGCGTCGGTGCCCCAGCCGGCCCGGCCGCGGCGGAGCCTGGTCAGCAGCCGGTCCATCGCGAGCACGGCCAGGTAGCAGGCGGCGTCGAGCGGGCCGACCTCGCGGGCGGCCAGCAGCCGGCCGAGCGCGCCGAGCCGCAGGGGGCTGCCCTGCCTGCCGAGCGCCGCGAGCTGCCGGTTGCCCTGCCGGACCCGGATCCGCCTGCGCAGGTGGGCCCTGACCGTACGCGGTGGCCGCACCACGGACCTGGCCTCGGTCACCACGACGCGTTCGGAGCCGGTGAAGCAGCCGTCCACCCACCCGTCGTCGGAGATCACGTCGGGCACCGGGAAGGCCCGCTCGTGCCCCCGCTCGTTGAGCACGTACACCCCCACGCCGGCCAGCGCCCGGGAGGGCGCGATGAGCCGGTCGTGCACCCGGTGCACCCGCCGGACCACCGGCCCGGTGCCGCGCAGGTCCCACACCGGCACCGGCGCGCAGGCCAGCACGCCCGGCCGGCCCGCCGCCTCGACCAGCAGGCGCACGGACTCCGCGTCGAGGCGCACGTCGGCGTCCAGGTAGACGCGGGGAAAGGCGCGGCAGGCCGCGTCGCCCAGGCGCAGCGCGCCGGCCTTGCCCGCGGCCGGCGTCTCCAGCACGCGCACGCCCGGCCGGGCCGCGGCCCGCGCGGTGCCGTCGGAGCAGCCGTTGGCCACCACGACGACGTCGAACTCCCCCGGCGCGGCCCCCGCCAGCAGCAGGTCCAGCCCCGCCGGGACCACGGCCTCCTCGTTGTGCGCCGGGATCACGACACTGACCACAGGCTTCATCGGATGACGCCTTCCAGGAAGGACCGGACATGAAAGTGGAGCAGGGCGAGCTCGACGGGGTGCTGCTGTTCACCCCGGTGCCGCACCGCGACAGCCGCGGCGTGTTCACCAGGACCTTCGACGCGGCCGTGGCCGCCGGCGCGGGCCTGGACCCGTGCGCGTTCATCCAGGACAGCCAGTCCAGGTCCCGCAGGGGCGTGATCCGCGGCCTGCACGGGCGCTCCGGCAGGGGCGAGGCCAAGCTGGTGCGGTGCGCGCGGGGCGCGGTCCACGACGTGCTGGTGGACGCCAGGCCGCACTCGCCCACGTTCGGCCGGAGCATGGCGGTGCGCCTGGACGACGAGGACTTCGTCACCCTCTACGTGCCCCCGGGGCTGCTGCACGGCTTCCAGGCGCTCACCGAGCAGGCCGACACGTGCTACCGCATCGACAGGGAGCACGATCCGAGCGAGGATCTGGCGGTGCGCTACGACGATCCGGACCTGCGGATAGCCTGGCCGCTCGCGCCGACGGAGGTCAGCCCGCGCGACCTGGACGCGGGCTCCTGGGCAGGGCTGCTGCCCGGGCTGGGCGCCTGAGAGGTGGCGGCCATGCGCGGACGTGCCCTCCTGCTCCTCGTGGCGGCGATGACGCCGGTGGCCTGCCAGGCCGCCCCCGCCGATCCGGCGCCCCCGCCGGCCACGTCGTCCCCGCCGCCGGCCATCGTCCGGTCCGACGGCTCCTCCTGCCCCGACCATCCGACGCCCGCCTGCACGGGCGTGCTGCGCGGGACCGAGCTGACCAAGGTCGCGCTCAACACGGAGAACGTCGCCTTCCGCGTGCGCACGCCGGGCACCGTGCTCGACGGCGTGCACGTCCCCGGCCACCTGCTGATCCACGCCGACGACGTGACAGTCAGGAACAGCGTGATCGACGGCGACGTGATCAACGCCGACGGGCCGCAGTCGTTCCGGTTCACGATCACCGACTCCACGGTGGGCACCACGGGCAAGTGCGAGCCGCTGCCCGGCATCGGCCACGACAAGTACAAGGCCACCAGGGTGCTGGTGCAGGGGCACAGCGACGGCTTCCGCGTCTCCGGCGACGATGTGGAGATCCGCGACTCCTTCGTCAAGCTCTGCTCGCGGCCGGGTGACCACTCCGACGGCATCCAGGCCTACAACGGCGGCAAGGGCCTGCTGTTCCACCACAACACCGTCGACCAGCGGGACGCCAAGGACATCACCGCGCCGATCTTCCTGGTGGACACCAAGTCGCGGGACGTGGTGGTGACCGACAACCTCGTCATGGGCGGCACGTACAGCATCCAGGTGCGCAACGCGGGTGGCAAGCAGGTGGTGCGCGGCAACAAGCTGGTGGACAAGTCGTGGGTGTACGGGCCGGTGGACTCCGAGTGCGGCAGGACGGAGTGGGCCGGCAACGAATTGGTCATCATCGACGAGAACTATCGGGTCACCTCGATCGTCGGCCCGCTGGCCTGCGCGGGAGAGAGCTGACCGGGCTCCGCCCTGGCCGCGCGCAGCAGCGCGCCCGCCGCGCCGGCCAGGACGAACGCCAGGCCGGTGACGGTGTGGAAGGACAGCAGGTCGAAGGTGAACGACCCGACGAGCGGCACCAGCATGACGGCGGCGAGGGTCAGGCCGAGGTCGCGGTCGCCGGCGTCGGCACTGAGGTGCCGGGCCCGCAGGGCGGCGTAGCACGCGACCGCGAAGATCCCGGCGAACGTGACGGTGCCGAACAGGCCGGTCTCGACCATCGACAGGATGTACTGGTTGTCGAAGATCTGGTGCTTGGGGGCGTACCAGGTGCCCAGGCCGCGGCCGAGCCAGAAGTGCCGGCCGATCTCCTGGGCGGCGACGGCGTAGTCGTGGGTGCGGTACTGGATGCTCTCGTCGTTGCCGATGTTGGAGAAGAGCCCGGTGATCGCGCCGAGCAGGCCGGGCACCGTGATCCTGATCACGACCAGGAACGCGGCGGCGACCAGCAGGGTGTACCCGCGCCGCCGCCACGACCAGCCCGCGAACAGCACCGCCCCCACCACGGCCAGGCTGAGCATGGCCGAGCGAGAGACGGAGAACATCAGGCCGCACCCGATCAGCGCCGTGCACACCCACCAGCGCAGCGCGGGCTCGGCTCGCAGCCGCGCCTGGCTCGCGTAGTGCGCGGCCAGCGGCAGCAGGATGGCGCAGGTGACGCCGAACTCGATGGGATGCCCGGTGGTCGCGGCCACGCGGCGCAGGTCCGCCCGCTCCAGCACGAACGAGTCGCCCTCGCTGGTGTAGCGCAGGATCGGCAGCTCCAGGAACCTGGTCAGGTCGATGGAGAGCAGGAACTGGAAGGCCGCGATCACGGAGATCACCGCGCCGCCGACCACCAGCGTCTGCAGCAGGAAGTCCAGCCGCCGCCGGTCGCGCACCCCGTCGCAGACCGTCAGCGCGATGCCGACCAGGGCGACCACCAGCACGAACGCGTGATCGCTCAGGTTCAGCTCGTCGGAGTCCATGTAACCCCAGGTGGAGAACCCGTAGGTGGCCACCATCGAGGTGAAGTACGCGAACAGCGCCGTACGCACCGGGTTGCGCCCCTTGGCCGCGCCCAGCGTGAGCGTGAACTGCGCGCACAACCACAGCAGCGCCGCGCCCAGGCTCACCACGTTGGCGGGGGTGAGCGAGAGGGGCAGCGCCTTGAGCACCAGCCGGGCGGGCACGATCAGCAGCACCGCGGCGAAGATCGCGGCGACCGTGGCACCGTCGGCGCGGCCGGGCGGCGGCGGCGCGCCCGCGCCCGTGGCGGCCATCGCCTAGACCCCCGTCTTCTCGGGGACCGCTTCCCTGGCCCGCGCGGGCGGCTCCCCGCGCCTGCGCAGGCGCGCCAGAGTGCCGCGCAGCGGCCCTGAGAGGCTCTCCGCGGCGAACGACGCGCACAGCGAGGCGATCACCCCCAGGCCCAGCGCCGAGGCGGCGGAGCGCAGCTTCCTGCCCTGCTGGGGGGCCGGCGTGGTGGGCGGCACGGCCTCGCTGATCGTGATGTACGTGCCCTTGGGCGCCTGCACCTGCCGCTGGCGCACGTCCAGCTCCTGTTCGATGCGGTCGATGGCCTTGCGCGCGATCCGCGTGGCCTCCTCCGGCGTCCGGCTCTCCCCCTCGACGAACACCAGCGGGCCCGTGGCCAGCGACTCCAGGTTGTTGGTGCCGTTCGTGACCGCGTACGTGGTGGGGCCGCCGCTCGTGACCCCCATCGCGGCCACCATGTCCGGCGTGCTCATGACGCTGATCAGGATGGAGGCGGCCACGTCGAGCCCGTGGTCGAAGTTCAGCAGCGGGTTGACCCTGGGGATGGGCTGGTCGGGGTCGGGCGGCAGGGTGCCGCCGCTGGTGGGCGCGGTGAGCACGAGGACGGCCGTGGTGGTGTAGGTGACCGGGATCGTGGAGTAC
This window encodes:
- a CDS encoding 2-oxoacid:acceptor oxidoreductase subunit alpha; protein product: MTKQVQQLDRVIIRFAGDSGDGMQLTGDRFTAGTAEFGNDLSTLPNFPAEIRAPAGTLPGVSSFQLHFADHDILTPGDAPNVLVAMNPAALKANLGDLPRGADIIANTDEFTKRNLQKVGYAANPLEDDSLSEWRLHAVPLTSLTVKALEGFDLSKKDAERSKNMFALGLLSWLYHRPTEQTIRFLEQKFAKKPDVAKANIAAFQAGWNYGETTESFSVSYEVKPAQLAPGVYRNISGNQALAYGLIAASVQSKLPLFLGSYPITPASDILHELSKHKRFGIRTFQAEDEIAGVGAALGAAFGGALGVTTTSGPGVVLKGETVGLAVMTELPLIVVDVQRAGPSTGMPTKTEQTDLLMAMFGRNGESPVPIVAPMSPSDCFDAAVEAARIAVKYRTPVMLLSDGYLANGSEPWRLPDVSDLPDISQEFTAEPNGADGDFLPYQRDTETLARPWAIPGTPGLEHRIGGIEKADGTGNISYDPNNHDLMVRTRAAKIAGIDVPDLVVDDPDGDAKVLVLGWGSTYGPIAAAARRIRRAGGKVAQAHLRHLNPLPANTGEVLKRYDKVLLPEINLGQLALLLRARYLVDVISYNRVRGLPFKAEELAGVIQDVIDSD
- a CDS encoding polysaccharide deacetylase family protein; the protein is MRAVTNLTVHGIGETARELERGEDTTWVSVEQFERVVDAVAGRPDVRITFDDGNASDVEIALPRLLERGLKAEFFVLAGLLGEPGRLDADGVRELAGKGMRIGSHGWAHRDWRTITEGQATEELERAHEVLGELTGEPVSRVAIPFGSYDRGVLRRLRHAGVTRAYTSDGGRARPGSWLQARNSLRHDLDASWIGRVLDGPSLGRRAGKLGMRLYKRVR
- a CDS encoding glycosyltransferase family 2 protein — its product is MRRAAVVIVTYNSADVLPGCLDSLPEGARGVELAGVVVADNASKDDSAAIAEKAGATVVQVGRNAGYAAAVNAGIAALDLDRLDGVYVLNPDCRLRPGAIVPLLDALREPGRGIAVPYMVNPDGTLQPSLRRMPTVGRALVEAVVGGGLAGRIGTLGELVTDPRDYAEPGAYAWATGAAMLLSPLVIREVGPWDESFLLYSEETDFCLRAADLGYATWYEPASVIEHIGGDSGVNPMLASMLVVNKVRLYRRRHGPVRGTAYYLAVLAGEAVRALAGRRTSRASVAALVRPSRRVTVLPQ
- a CDS encoding NAD-dependent epimerase/dehydratase family protein, which codes for MWQGTRALVTGATGFIGAHLVRRLDDLGAEVHAVSRASTARERWHRVDLSDAAATAELVGRVRPEVVFHLASEVTGVREPAVVAPTLAANLGAAVNLLTAVTGTGVRSVVLAGSVEEPRDGAVPGSPYAAAKAAATGYARMYHALWQVPVSVLRVAMVYGPGEPNLRRLVPYVTTSLLRGESPELTSGTRLVTWVYVEDVVDAFVRAGASGEAAGHVLDIGTPEPVSIRHTADLIADLVGGPARPVYGAVAARPLDGTQRSDIEPAARVLGWRPATSLTEGLTKTVEWHSKRV
- a CDS encoding 2-oxoacid:ferredoxin oxidoreductase subunit beta — protein: MTELVNGRGLSLVPKTDVKQTLKDFKSDQEVRWCPGCGDYAILAAVQSFLPELGLKRENIVFVSGIGCSSRFPYYLNTYGFHSIHGRAPAIATGLAASRPDLSVWVITGDGDALSIGGNHLIHALRRNVNLNILLFNNRIYGLTKGQYSPTSEVGKITKSTPMGSLDKPFNPISLAIGAEASFVARTIDSDRKHLQSVLREATAHRGTSLVEIYQNCNIFNDNAFEQLKDPEVRDDITLRLEHDQPIVSASKAVVRGANGGVEVLARDSVSEDQILVHDAHNPDPSVAFALSRLDEPAFEHVPIGIFRSVDRPSYESLMSEQLEEAVAQKGPGDLSELLLGGDTWRIG